From Impatiens glandulifera chromosome 7, dImpGla2.1, whole genome shotgun sequence:
TCAACATCTGGAGCCAGAGCAAGCGCAACTTCTTGAGGTAAATTATTAATCCCAATACTTTGTGCTATAACCTCTATTGTCTCCTTGGGAACAATACTCATTTTATCCTCTCCTTGGAACAAAACTCCCAAAATCAATCTTCACAGACATGAAAAAGTAAATCCCAAAACCCAGATGTCAGGatgaaataaacatatttaGAATCAATCTGCTAACAAATACATAATACTTGAGAGCACGACATGAAATTAAGCCATGCGCTTGCAAGCTTCATGATCCATAACCATATAAGTAGAGAATTCGTAAAAATTACCTCGATCGAGAGAGCTCGAACTCCAAATTCTGACTATCGAAAGTTTCGAAGCAATTAATTGACAAAACCGTATACTTTCGTTGCAGAGATTATTACTCGAGTTGCTTTTTGGTGCCGGAAGCGGTAACCGGAGCTCCGTCGTTGCTTCCTcgccaacaaaaaaaaatccgTCAGAAATACGAGAAAGATCAGAGAAGTATTTATTGGGCTTGAGcacaatatttatataagtcCATGTCCATGACCAATCCAATACATTATCTGGATTCAGCCCATAAAACTAGCTCAATTTGAGACTTATCCATTAATTGGATTATTTTTGTAAggcaattatttttaattttgttcaagTGATTATTTATGAATCCCTAACATCAAATAATAGGattataattttcttcttcACTCATTTAATAACGGAAAATATAAAGTTGGTAAAAATGACTCTTTTGGACGCAAATATCTCTTCGTGCCCTCTCGCGTTACGCGACATCACCCTTCGTATTACGCGACAGTACCGTGATATTATTTTTGCAACATTATTAAGCCACATCTTCGCGTCATGCAAAAGGGGTATTTTGGACTTTGTACCTACCAAAAAAGTCATTTTTATCAACATTATCAGACTTGAGTCATTTCTCAAAATGCGgtgttatttcgtcaaatttttcatttaactattatttcgacattttgcatttttcatataaaattttataattattttaaagatttaaacTCTTAATCTTTTCATACCACCATTTAAAggatgatttataatatatttgatataactaataactaaaaataaatcactcaacttatattaataaataaataaaaatttctcaATACTCAATCATTCATAtacctcttttttttttttaaaaattaatataaaaaaataaataattaaacaaattaattcatttttatatattatcaattaatttctaaatatgtgattatatatatatatatatatatatttaaaatataattatattgattataaaataattaatacaaataaaattatttatatatataattatttattaaaaaaatattaaaaaatattcttggcattctttattaatatgaatttattaattatatatattattaaaatagagaaaataatttttaaaaataaatttatatatcttatacCCAATTATTTATTCCGTTAACTTGCggttatatttatatgaatccACTCAATTCAGGTTgtctaacaaaaataattcaaatcccTCTTAGCGCGACTTACAACAATCTTTGCAAATTcagaatatatatcaataatatctatgataaaataaaatgcataataatttttatttttcataaacctCAAAATAAggtcatttaaaataaattgagagaaaataataattaaaatatcttcaaACTAAGGGTAAGCATTTTCTTatctttagaaatattttctcttattaAAATCAATCTTTTTGATCGTTGGaggatatttattttttctttttaacaataatttttgtaCGGTTCTATTTATCTCATCAtacttaacattttttttttagcacctcttttatttggttattttgGAAATTGTAAGTTGgtttaaatcaatttatattttaaatatattaattaatattatgatatacaattttttttataaatataacaacttaaaatattgaaatttataagttttgttttaaattaaacttgaTAATATTTATCTagttgattaatttattttttgttttaatatgaatcaaaatatttatttaattttaaaaataaaacttaaatcttttattattattttagaaaaagatacttataacatttttattaaaaatgtctcaaaatagAGAAACGATAATCGCTTTCATTAGGCAAAACAAACACTTGTCtcaatatatttgtaattttcaAATTGAATAAGCAATTATATCAAAATGTTAAGATCACTGCATAAAGTGAATCGGACTATCTTGCGTTATATTGGTGATTTTTGTAACttcaacataattaatattaacacATTGACATGTTTCACAGTTATATTTGATGATAAAGACTTTTCTCCACATCGTGCACATGATTTGAATATCTCGCTAATTTTGTTCATTTGTCTAATTCATGAGAAAACTATTGCATTTCTTTCTCACCTGATTTGTATACTAAAACTCCAAATGTACTATTGAGTATGTTAGTAACAAACATGTTAATGTTAGGTTTTCTATCTATCCATTATTGAATCATGTGTCATTTTGTTAGGAAGTTAACAAAGCTCATAGTTGTTACTTGTTACAAACTTTCTTATCAATTGTGAATGAGCATCTTCCAAAGAGATGGAGAATTGTCTCAATTTCTATTATGCATAGGACACAATGTGCTTGctgattttttcttttgtcaTTAAGTCTCTACGATACGCaagacaaataataaaatggTGTTTTGGTGCGACTTTGGAAGAGCGCGCGATATTGtgtcaattacaaataaaaatttaatccttaaaaatgattttttttacctttcatataaaaacaaacaaaagaaagtgaaaacaTAAGGAGTGGGTGGATGCAGTGGTGTGAGCAAAGGTGCATCATGACGTCCAATTATGTCCACGTGAAAATCTGTGACTATAATAGCAGACCATTCTGAAACTGGTCCTCTCTCACTTTTCTAGACTTCTTAGCTATATATTAAAATGGTCCATAAAGAAAAGAGTTTTAATGCGCAACGACAAATTAAGAGAACAAAGAGATCACCCATCGAGTCCACATTCTTATCGAATTTCATCTCATACAACATCATGATAAAATGACGTTTCGAATGAATCTCATTAGTCATCTATAATTGTCGAAAGTTTTTCGATTACGTTCCAGccaataatctaacaaacaaaaaaaaaggagATGAGAGTCATTGTTTTAGACCGGACAATTTGGTTTTCTCCGCCAAACCTCCCAACTACTGTTAATGGACTTTGACATAATCCATTGAACCCCGATTAAGGTCCAAAGAAGGCTCCAAATTTCAACCGCAGACTAATAATGTGAAGTCGACTTGTCCTCTTTATAAcacatgtaataattataaaactattaCGCTTAAATATGTGatcatttaaaatacattttcacTTCAAACCTTTAAGCATAAGCATATTAagttcttttaattaatttatttttttaatttaaaaaactttagtttattttgttattttagatACAACTGTTTGACAtcaattaagtttttattattagaagcttaatatatatatatttttaatcaagcTAGGCCTAAGTATCcgtctaattaatttattgagaaGCATGGCCTTACATTATACGGATTTATGTGTTTGGTTACTTTTagattaaatttgtattttttttagagaaataaatatatataaaacagtTCTAGATCAGTGTGTGTAGCACGTGGCAAATTgataataacataatttagGAACAGAAACAGCGTTTAAAGACACTTAAAGCTGAAAATTTCTGtgacttttatttaatttaattgcaTGCACATGATATAGGTTATTTAGaaataacatattttgtttatcagaaattatttaaataacataattcaaCTATTTATAAGATGTTATTCAATAAAAAGATGATGCCaaacaataaaagtttaaaatctAAAAGAGCTtcacataacaaaaaaaaagtaaggtaAAGATATATTGACATTCCGAAATACAATCGAACTCGACAAGTAATTTGAGGGTTCATAATTCGATTCAATTCAGATTTACAATTTAActgaatatataactaaatagtTTGGTTATACGAAAATTAATATTCTACAATCAAACAGatcaattaattagttaaatgttCAATTAATTGACTATTCATTagttaattgttaattttttttgtttataaaatacatataaaataaatatataaaattagtaacAATGATACTATCCAATGAAGATAAATTAAGgtggtttgtttgtttttggatttttgagttttttttttaactttaattatcaattaaaatatcaaatactaTTACTTTactttaattaactttaaattttaaataaaataaaaagattgtatcaatttatcttaaacaaatttcaaatatcaaaatgatttttgttttaatcaatcttaaaaaacccaaaatcaaacGGCCCTAGGTAATGGATGGAACCTTCTTGAagcaattttaaattaataaaagcaAAAGATATTTCTCTTtacaatcaattttaaaaacaaaaatcatataaaataaaattgggaTCTTCCAAACAAACTGAAACAATGTATacttttaatttgataatttaaataataaaatttgaagaaaaaattaacaatttattatttaaaaaataaataatttatttggaattcaaataattaattgtcAATATTGAATATTATACTTAGTAAGATAGTGAGTGACCCAACCAAATTGCAAATTAATATGTTTCTACttgaacttatttttttagaaaatgattgaacattttatattaaagaaaaataaaaagttacaaacacaataaataaaaattattattaccacattttctaaataaaagtacaaaataaaatactaaatcaAAATCTATTTAATGTAAATAGAATTTGCATACTTATAGTTAGGGATGGCGATAAGAGGCAGTTCGGTTTGGAACCGCATTATCATCTTCGTCCCGAATCTACCAGCACTGCTTGATTCCCGTAGgggattttaaatataaatcattctcGCCCTGATTAGCGAAGGGGTTTTCCGCcgaaatcaaaaaataatttaagtttaaaatataaataataaaataattcatataattataaattaagaaaatttcaatgttttataattataatgattgtattaattaaatgaaagaagataaatattttttttagtgaaaaaaataataatgatagtattaaataagtatatatattaattattttaaacaattatcatTAAAACAAATGGTATATTTTCGGTTTGATTCGGGATCGGTATGTTTCGAATCCCGATCAACATATTTCGAATTTTCTTCGATTTGTTTCGATCCCCGATCAAAGCGGAAAAAAACCGCACTGATTAGTTTGGTTCGAATCTGTTATCGCGGGatgattttaacttttaaattgatATCATTACTTTcccttcaaaatataaaataacaatatttataataattataaattatcacCATCATAATTGAtaggaattaaaaaaatattagtagagttaataattttgttttaaagtaAGAAAGTAATTCTTGTTTTAAATTTcgtaatattaattaatgtttgtatatatatatattttataaacgtTTTTAGTGATAATTGAAGATGAAAATTTTAGATATATTAAGAAAtacttttttctaattttttttaataattaaaaaacattttgtaaattttttatatatgctaAATAATAAAccaagttttattttaattttccttTTGAGTTGACTTTGTGTGTGTGGCAACACCACTGTAAAGCACTGTTGGAggtgtttatttgaaattgatatatattatataattataagttataacatcatttattcatacataatatttaacatgttattaactaattaattacattttccTTGTGTATAATCATTTTCCATTCTTTTTATATGATCATGTTTATGTTATAAGAAGTTTGTTACATCTATCTCACCATTCACAATAACTTCAATAATTTAACATCcagaataacaaaaaaaaaatggatcaaCACTTGAACCAAACAGGGCTTTAACAACATTGTAATGGAGATGGACCACCACAACTAGACTCTCTCTATAGggaataaatgtaaaataagtaaaataaattttagtttttggtTTGGTTAATAATACCAAGTGAATCAAACTAGACCATATATTTggtaatatttttgtttgtgaatCTGGATTAAGgtgatattaaatataaatttagatatatctagttttaaattgtgatttcatattatttatatgggGATTAAATAAATTGAGAAGAAAAATGTTTACAAATGAAGAcaaaatatttcatatcttTACCCTCATGATTGTCATCTACTAACCAAACAAGCCAACTATCCATGAGTTGGTTGAGCAGGCAGGCACACTCAAATGTCCCCTTCATTAGTCCTTTCGAGTTTTGTGAAATtggtaaaaagaaaaagaaaaaaaagttaataataataaaaaaaatatcacacaaactaatttaaaaaatattgggtAACTtagaaactaaaaaaaaaaaaaaaaaaatttaaaaaaagagttTATTTTAGAGGAGTGATATAGAGAGAATTTGGGGAAGGAATGTGGAGGtaatgatgtgtcactatatcactaattagaaaaaataaaatgttagaaaaaaataagagagagaaatttttttattttttcggcCAATCAGATTGCGTCACGTAATTCATTTCCCAAATCATTTCTTTCTTATCAAAACTAAAAATGTAGAAAAATGTAAGCTAACCaatttataacatatttcttTTCATAAATCAACtaattcatacaaaaataaatatatatttattttttttataaaatttaaatataaaaaatactatacTAAATCACcgaattaaaactaaaataacctactttttcatcaaaataataatactttttaaaaataatcatcatcaaacaagcttttagTACTGGTCaagtttgagttatttgaattctacatctttataaatattaaaatatgtaccTCCTCAATCatactaatcaaattattaacaaaatattaaataccacatctcttgtttaaaaaaattaatatatataattttatcaggtaactcaaattttcaattccaatgcaataaagttatttaaataatcttaatagacataatttttaatgttatgaAAACCAAACAGTTTTTACAGCAGATCAAGAAAAGAAAGTGAAAGAGAATAGATAGAACCTCCAATGACAAGCAAacttttttttcccttttttttatGAGGACAGTCTAAGCAAGACATGTGCAGAAaaagtaaatcccataaaagcAATACATTCATCTATCACTTTTAACTAATCTCTTCActttatagatattttttataaactaattggCCCCATTTCCAGCTCTAAAATTCCTCTTCAAATCATGTTAATttctaacttaattaattataaccaAAACATGCAGAGCAACCCACAAGCTTCATTTTCATATAGGATAAAAGAATTggatattctaatttttttttagataatggGTTCGAACTCGTCATGCGATACATTCGGTTCATCTAATTAAATTGATTGACTGTGTTATGGgttatatacttaaaaaaaatcaaaaaaaaaatctgttaaataaaaaataagattaaaattgaatatataaagctttttttcttcaataatttTCACTcccctctttctctctcttattctTGATTCCATGTGGGCAATAAAAGACAGACAAGCAACAATAAAAATGGTGTCTTGGGTGCGTCTTAAGTAAGCCCATTACAAATCTGAGATCGAAATCATAGAATCAAATATGGGTCTTATTAAGGGTGAACTTGTGAGAAATGTCTTCTTCTCCAAGAACAAATCCATTAATAGAATTAATCATGatcaagctcaagaaagaaaaaaatggagTAAGATGAGATCTTATCTCTGTGGAGACGAATTCAATTCTGTCCTCGCTGAACATGATTCAGACTCATTTAGAAGCTTCTCCGCCGTCATTTCTTCCCAACCACCTCATCAGAATTCCAGTGAAGAtcatggagaagaagaagaagaatcagccATGATCATGAAATCTACAACTGAAAACTCTGAATTCAGTATCACCCAACAACCCATTTCAGTTGTTGAAAAACAGAGATCAACCGCCGATCTATTCCGTGAAGAAGACGCTGCAATTACAATCCAATCAGCTTTCAGAAACTTTCAGGCGAGGCATAGAAGCAAAGAGATGATTGAAACAGAGGAATCCATAGGAACATCACTAGAAGTTCAAACTGGAAACTCAATTGTTCAAGAAAAACTAACCAAGAAATTACAGCAGAAAGCTAGAACTGGTTCATCTTCATTAAAGCTAAAAGAGGATTGGGATGATAGCACAGTTAGCAGCAACATATCAAAAATGAGGATTCAAAACAGAGTTGAAGCAATGACAAGACGTGAGAGAGCTTTAGCATATGCATTCTCACAGCAGCTAAGAATATGTTCAAAGAAGAAAGAAGCAGAAACCTCAACAGACATGGCATGGAGCTGGTTGGAGCGGTGGATGGCTACAAGACTTccagaaaataataataataattcaactgTTGAAAGCCATAACGGTAACAAAGATCAATCATTTATCATGAAGAAGAGACTCCTTGATATAGGAGTTGAAGAAAAGGAAAGCTGTGGATCTAATGAGGTTTCATCTACTCTTCAAATTGAAAGTATTATTACCAAGAACAGAGTAAAACAGACAAGAACAGTGTCAAGGAAGAAGGTAAAGACAAAACCCATTTTGAATATATGAGTGTTGAATTTGAATGGTTTTATGATTCATTGTTGACAGGTAAACAAGAAAGAGGattgatgaagaaagaaggaatGATTGAATGGAGAAGATGATCAAGTGTTGTGTTAGTATAATTACTTCTTCTAGGTGTGTGTGTGTATATGATCATATGActaaaaaagtcaaataaaagATTAGTAGTTTGAATAAGTGTTGTTTGATTATGATTGGGAAAGATGGTTCTCACTATTTAGGCATGTCTTATGTTTGTATATTGTACTTATTTTCAAACATGTTTGTTCATGTTTGAGGactactaatattatttatgaaaaaactaGGCTATATGTTTATCTTATACTTTTTTTTGCAATTGTTACACTACATGGTCTATATATTTGTGAAAATATAGGGCAATAGTGTTTCTAACATATCGAGGCTCGAACTTAAGGTAAGGCTAATTAGGCGGCCGACAAAAGCTCAACCTTAAATAGGGTAAGGCCAGTTAAGCGGCCGTCGAGGACCCAACCTTAGAACAAAGCTAAATAAGAGGCCGCATAAGACTGACACTTAAAGACCAACTAGTGGTCTTCGGTCCTTCACAAGCCACtcaatcaaaaaaaaaatgataacatcaaccatgtttgatttttaggtcactttttaaccaattaaattattgtacttttgctataaatatatacaaatttattatatttatttaataaaacttaaaatataattattgagtTAAAAATGAAGATTTTTTTCTACTTAGACACTCCAATCTTAGGACAACTAATGTAGTATgatataataattcatattataaCTTAAtgaaactatttaattttaatttataaaatagacTCATAAATTCAAGTTTGTAAAGTCATGAGTTTCTGAATGTTCAGATTTAACAACAataatgatattaaatataatcataattactCTTTGGTTATAAGTTATAACCATATAACATATTCATTTGCAGTTACAAACCAATATGTATTTTACACTGTAGGTCTATAtgaaaagtattaaaattaaatttttgtttggcCAGTGccaaatgattatttttattatcattttcattttcattttttttttattaaaagccaaaatattgatttataatcaTCTTACTGTTATTGAATAATGGGCTCTTTTtattgaaaacaattttttttttccagaaaTGAATAATGGacctcttttttctttctttttttttttactaaaaaattgGGCTTATTTGatattcacatattttattttgctaaaataaacaaaattatttgacatttttttcttGTATAATTATGATTCAAATTTTTGCTTTCAAtctaattcaattatattttatattaaatgacaaatatatttttcattttctattttaatggtttttaaatatatttacgtttataacaaatattgtgattaaatataattttcaataagGCTCAgcataatttaaataacctCATTCTCATCTTTCAAAGTATTTAAATCACCAATTGAAATATCAAAGTATTCTAAATCATGTTCtacttgattattttataatatttcaatataaaattaaccctgataattgatttttttatcaaaaataaaaataaatcatagcCCGATATGCTAAGAAAAAACCCATATCAAACAAGGTCTTAATTAGCACTTCTGCATAAATATGACATGTTGTCTATTTTTGTAGATCTATCAAAGACAAGTAATAAATATGGAAAAGGACCAAGTGATAAGTAGGCAATCCATAATCTTTATGAAGTCAAGCTAAGAATTTAAGGCTATGACTATGCCTTTATATAATTGGATCTATATCCCATGTttgaatatatttgaaaaaggacatataaattaattttatgcaACTATTAAAAGAGTGTCTTCCTTTATAAAGGGAAACTATAGGGTATCCTTGCGAAAACATATTGCCGTCTCTTTTTAACTTCAGGTGCCTTCAAAGCTTCACCATTTTCGATGGCCTTGGATCACGTTTGATAATATCGGTTTTGTTTTGATCTATGATCACGAATAATTGTTCTAGCCTGTAAAAGAAAATCATGATATCTTCAAGCTCTTCTCTTGTTGTTGTTCTCTATGattcatatgattgattgagTTGGGCTTTGTGGGATTTGGCTCGATGAATATTATATGAGGATATTTATTTGCTTATGTTAGAAAATAATGATCAATGACAATCACCTTAATAACTAGTGTAtgattgaatattttattttaattaataaagatatcTTTCTTGTTTCATAATACCTTCTTTATAACCATTAGggtgaataattattaatattctttttttaagatgttgatattttgaatgatattgtttatattagtaatttttattaaattcgaTTTCCAATActataatcattttaaatataagcaCATGAATATAGTTATTGACTGTTATactaattttcttaattaaaaaataaatcttaataagGAATCATCCTATATAACCGTAATAATAACTTTTCTTGACAAGTAAGATATGAGTATATACAAAAATCATCCATCcccactacaacaaaacatactttcagcgacccttatatgccaacccatattaagcgtgggtaaaaattaaaagaaaaaaacttttgccaacctttatatctataccaccacctttattatttttatataccaactttgtaactttgttaaaaccttataatttaaatattctaaattttaataatttttatgttttatttttaaactttgtaaatattttattttaagttttttattttttttaaattaaatttgacttaaaattttgttaacattcaaatttaattaatattttttatatgaaataatttttaaactttttatagtattattaatatatgtcttttatttaattattatttaaatttaattaaattaaaagtaaaatatatgaGAGAGTTCAGTAGTATCTGAagtgttaatatgacatttatcccacattggagaaaaagaagaagtttttagtatataaaatatgagagagttcattagtttctgaagtatttttaaagttataatgTGTTGGAATATGGGTTTAGGGGTTATGTTCATCAGGTACTTAAGAGATGAAGGGCAAATGTGATAatagtagagataaaaaaataacaactaaaatgaaaatagaaaaaaaaaacaaatttaaaaaaaaatagtttaaaaataaaatagacttttagcgacgttttttaattttgccaatgctta
This genomic window contains:
- the LOC124945817 gene encoding protein IQ-DOMAIN 33, with amino-acid sequence MGLIKGELVRNVFFSKNKSINRINHDQAQERKKWSKMRSYLCGDEFNSVLAEHDSDSFRSFSAVISSQPPHQNSSEDHGEEEEESAMIMKSTTENSEFSITQQPISVVEKQRSTADLFREEDAAITIQSAFRNFQARHRSKEMIETEESIGTSLEVQTGNSIVQEKLTKKLQQKARTGSSSLKLKEDWDDSTVSSNISKMRIQNRVEAMTRRERALAYAFSQQLRICSKKKEAETSTDMAWSWLERWMATRLPENNNNNSTVESHNGNKDQSFIMKKRLLDIGVEEKESCGSNEVSSTLQIESIITKNRVKQTRTVSRKKVNKKED